The genomic DNA TTATATCACGGGAACGAGTCCATGCGACGTGTGAGCGAAGACCAACCCAATCAGCAACTGGCCGAGGAGTTACAGAGCATCTGCCGGGCCGCCGTCGGTGACGAGCTTCGCAGTATCACCTACTTCACCGACGAGGACGTAGAACAACTGTACCTGCGCTCGGATTTGGACCGCACCGCCGACCTCTTCGGTTTCGCCGAGCTAGAGCGGAACGGCTTCGAAGCGGACGAGAAATACCGGAACAGCCAGCTCGGCGACTACCGAG from Natronomonas pharaonis DSM 2160 includes the following:
- a CDS encoding DUF7522 family protein, coding for MRRVSEDQPNQQLAEELQSICRAAVGDELRSITYFTDEDVEQLYLRSDLDRTADLFGFAELERNGFEADEKYRNSQLGDYRATIRLFDNGYLTRVTLNDHGVWVTTDSMSIDRFEELSESLRTALSSADG